The Ruminococcus sp. HUN007 genome contains the following window.
CCAGATCTACAAGCTCATAACTGACAGGACGATCGAGGAAAAGATCATTGATCTTCAGACGAAAAAAGCCGAGCTCTACGACATTGCAGTAAACGGCGAAGGTGACATCATGCATATGTCTGCGGACGATATCATGAGTATTCTTGAATAGTATTGATTTTGACAATCCTTGGCCAGTATGGGTATACTTAAAGATAGCTGACTGGCTGTTTGCGGAGTCAGTTCATATGGGGATTCGATATACTTAAAGATTACCAGCCCCATGTGGTTTAATTGGTTATTTTATTTTGCGCAGCTCAGCCCCCTCCCTGGGGAGGGGGTTGGGGGTGGGGACTATATATTACAATATAAAAAGAAAGGGTGGTATTATTTTAAATGCTGCAGCTTAAAGATATAAGATGGTCCACTGAGAACGGTGAAAGCATTCTGAACGGTGTTGACCTTACAGTACCGGGACGGAAAACTTACAGTAATTACAGGACCGAACGGAGGCGGAAAGACCTTCACTTGCCAAGGTGATAGCAAGGTCTTTACAAGCCGGAAGGCGGTCAGATCCATAGCAGACGGAAAAGACATCACAGACTGGAGCATAACGGAGCCGTTCAAGACACGGCCTTGCCTATGGCTTTTCCAGCAGCCTGTACGTTTTCAAGGGCTTACAGTTCGTGATCTTCGTTTCGCATTTTCAGCGGGAAAAGAACTTAGCAAGTGCGGAAAGTGTGCCATCTTCTTGCAAACTGTCGGACTCTTGCGGCCGTGACTATATCGACAGGGAAGCGGACGCAAGCCTTTCAGGCGGCGAAAGCAAAGAGAATCGAAATAGCAACAGTTCTTGCGAGAAAAGACGCAAAGATACTCGTTTTCGATGAACCGGAAGCAGGTATTCGACCTTCTGGAGCTTTACAAGTCTTATCGAAGGCTTTTGAAAATATCAAGAAGGACAGTGACCGTTCGCTCCTTATCATCTCACATCAGGAGAGAATTAATGAACATTGCTGACTACATTGCGGTAGTAGCGGACGGAAAGGTCTCAAAGATGGGTACAAGGGAAGAAATATTCCCTTCACTTATGGACAAGACGGCAAGCAACAACGCTGCTCGCTCAGGGACCAAAATGAAGGAGGAGCTTTATAATGAACAGTATTACAGAAACAGCTTCTCAAGCGTGGGTTTCAGACTGGGACGGCAGCTACAAGGGTGCATACAATATCCGTGAAGACGGAGGGGTGCGCAGGAAGGCAGTCATCAGAGAACATCAAAATAGAGCCTAAGAGCGACAACCCGGGTATCGTTATAAAGAATCAGTTCAAAGGCTCAGAATGAGACGGTTTATATCCCTGCATGCGTTACAAAAGCCGGGCGTAAACGATCTTGTTTACAATGACTTCATCGTTGAGGACGGTGCTGACGTTATCATCGTAGCCAGGATGCGGCGTTCACAGCGAAGGCGAGGAGGAAGCAAGACACAACGGTATCCACCGCTTCTTCATCGGCAAAAAACGCAAAGGTCATCTACAAGGAAAAGCACATCGGTACCGGTAACGGCAAGGGTGCAAAGAGAATAGATCCTGTAACTGACGTTGAAATGGATGAAAACTCATACATGGAAATGGATACAGTCCAGATAGGCGGCGGTTACATCCACAAAGCCGTCTCACAACAGCCAGGCTCGGAAAGGACGCAAAGCCTCGTTATCAGGGAAGCGCCTCATGACCGAAGGCGATGAAAAGGCAAAGTCGGACTTCAAGGTGGATATGAACGGGCGACGGCCTCAAGTGTTGACCTCGTTTCAAGATCTGTTGCACGCGGCAGTTCATATCAGGAATTTGTTTCGACGATCAACGGTAACTGTAAGTGGTACAGGCCATTCCGAATGTGATGCCATCCTTTCTGAAAACGGCCGTGTAAATGCTGTTCCGGGCCTTTTTGCCGGCAACATCGACGCGTCACTCATCCACGAGGCTGCCATCGGCAAGATCGCAGGCGAGCAGATCACAAAGCTCTGCACACTCGGACTTACTGAGGAGGAAGCTGAAAGAAAGATCATTGACGGATTTCTTAAGTGATTTTTTCATTTATCAAAGGAAACACTGATTTAAACCCGGAAATACGGCGAAGCCGTATTTCCGGTTGTGGAAGATTGCGGGATTTCGCCCCGTGCCCCACGCTGATTTATGAATAAATCAGTGGTTTCTACAATAAAAAACGTCTGCGTATGCAGACGTTTTTTTAAGGCATCCGCGGTAAGCTTTTTGCTAACCGTCATTTCCCTGAAGTCACCAAAAAGGAGCAGATATATTGAAAAACCAGAAAACTTGCGGAGATGTCCATGCTTGCGGCTCTTGCACTTTATTATTTTTATAGTCGAATCACGAATACCGACGCTGGCTCCCATACGGGAATGAAGCTTGGTCTTGCCAATATAATCACCGTATATGCGGTGTACCGCTTTAAACCATCCGAGGCAAGCCATGATACTTGCAGTCAGACTTGTCTTGGGATCAGTGTTTTGCCGGTAATCTTTCCGGCACTTATGTACAGTGCGGCCGGAGGCGGTCTTGCTGCCCTTGCCCGGAATGATTTTTTATGCGAAAGATAATTCCCGAAAAGAATATGTATCTTGCCAGTGCAGCCGGAGCGGTATTTTCACAAACACCGGTCCAGATACTTGCTGCCTGCCTGATAATGCGTTCTTTCCGCGGTGTTTTTCTACTTACCCTTTTCTCATAGTTTTCAGGTATCATCGCAGGGCCTGTTTACCGGCTTCTGCGCCATGTTCGTGATAAAGCGTCTGAAACGCTGTTGAAATGATATCTTTATAGTTGCTATAAATGAAATATAGCGAAAGGCTGTTTTAATCAGCGTTTCCTTAAAATACTCTTACTGCAGTGAACGTAAAAATCTGTTTTGCGTTCACTGCTGATTTCGTTACAGGAGGAAAGATGAAAAAACACATTTTCCGGATTAATTCAGATAGGCAGCAAGGAGGATCTGCCAAAGCAGGCCTGTTTTTTGGACTATTTCATAGTTACGTGCATAATCCTTAACATAACTGTTTGCGTTCCTTTATACATTCAGTGAGCTGAGCGCTTTTTACGGTCTGTTCAGGATAATTGAAACACTTACAGTTGGTGTATTCATACTGGAGTACGGCCTTCGTCTGTGGACGGCTGACCAGCTGTATCCTGAAAAGAACAAAGGAAAATCAGTTCTTGAGGTTCCTTTTATCATTCGACGGCATCATCGATTTTTCTGACGATCCTTCCGTTTTTCTTCCTTTCGGGATTCATCGTGTTCCGAATGCTCAGAGTCGTAAAGAATATTCAGACTGTTCAGGGGTAAAAATTCGCAGTATGACTCATTTTCAAGTATTAATAAACTTACCGGTTTTATTTGAAAAAAAAAAAAAAAGAAGGAATCAGATCCTTTCTTCACTTTTTATTTAATTGTTTCATTCTCTCATGCTTGCTTCATCACTCGGCATATACAATGCTGAGCACGAAGCTCAGCCGGATGTCTACAGAAACGCATTTTCCGGTATATGGTGGAGCGTTTTCCACCACTTCTTACCGTAGGGCTACGGTGACATTTATCCTGTGACGACAGCGGGAAGGATAATCGCAATTTTTCAGTGCATTTCTCGGAGTCGGGGCAGTAGCTTATCCCTACCGGTATCATCAGTGGCCGGATTTGTTGAACCAGTATACGAAAAAAGCAGTATTCGGACATTAAATTTCAAAAGATATCAAAGAGATCGGCGAAAATTATAGCTGACAGAACGAACGGAAACTTGAAGGCCATTACTGTCGGACAGGCAAAAGAAGATTTTTTGATCTTCATATCTACGTTGTTATCCGTGATGATCTGACGCTTATGGCGTCCGACGGTCTGCTGATAAAGGCCGGAGACGTGGTGGTTGCCGGTTTCAAAGAAAATAGTAAAATAAGTTGTTGTTTAAGCGACACACTGATTAAAACGGAAATCCGGCCTTCGCCGGATTTCCGGAGGTGAGATTTGCGGGACTTCGCCCCGGACCCTCACGCCTGATTTATTCATAAATCAGCGTTTCCTCAGGAAAGCGGCTGCGTTTTTTTTGATGCAGCCGCTTTTTCTCCGCGTATGCTCTATTGACTTTTATAGTATAAAATGATAAAATTATTAAGGAATATTGTTTTGGGAGATGTATAGGTTTTGAAAGTAAACCTTATAGCCCATACTCCTGATCCGGAAAGAATTATTGCTACTGCTGCAAAGCTTTGCTATTCCCCGAGCGGACTATCATGTCGCTGAAGGAAGGAACTTACCGATGAAAAGGTGGAAAGCTTTTGTATCAATGCTCATAAGGCATCGGGACACGAGAGCGTTTCTAGAGCATGTCAGCTTTACTTTCGGCATTGAGGGTATATCAAGGGCGTGTTCGCATCAGGCTTGTAAGACACAGAATAGCGTCATATTCACAGAAAAGCCAGCGCCTATGTAAATGAAGACGGATTTGACTTCATAACACCGCCGGAAATTTGCGGCTGTTCCTGAAGCAAAAGCTGAGTTTGACAGGGCAGATGGAAGCACTTACTGAGAGTTATAACAGGGATCGCTGATATTCTCACTGAAAATCATAAAAAGACTTTTATGGAACAGGGCTTTGACGAAAAGGAAAGCCGCATCCAGAAGCAAGAAAAAAAGCTAATGAAGATGCGCGTTTTTGTACTTCCGAATGCGTGCGAGACCAAGATGTGGTTACGATGAAACGTCAGAAGTCTTTTGAATTTCTTCAGGCACCGCTGCTGCTGCCAGAGCACAGTGGGGAAATAAAGGGATGGTTTGCCAGATGAAATGCTGAAACTCTGCTGCGAAGCCGCGCCGAATGTGTTTAGGAAAAAGCCGGTCCTTCATGCTATTCCGAGGGCAAATGTCCTGAAGGGAAGATGACCTGCGGAAAATACGCTGAAGTAAAAGATTTTTACAGCAGACTGCACTCAGATAACAAAGCTTAGGGGAAACGCTGATTTCTCATTAAATCAGCGTGAGGGTTCGGGGGCGAAGCCCCGCAAATCCCACCTCCGTAAATCCGGCGGAAGCCGGATTTACGGTTTTGATCAGCGTTTCCCTGGAAAAGAAGGTTTAATATGGTTTTACGTTTTTTCTCGCTGACGGCTTTTGAAAGAGATCGAAAGCCCTTACAGTAAGTTGATTCTTTGCAGAAGAAGCCGGAATTGATGTTTAAAAACAGTCGGTATCGGAAGGGAAGCTATTCCGCGGGTTCACACGGTATACTTGTTCAGGCCGACGTTAAGGACACAGGACTTCGCTCCGGACGCTGAAACAGAAATGATTCGTGCTTCCGGGCGGAATGCCGGGAACAAAGAATCTTGAGGCTTCTGACACAGTTTCAGAAGGCGATTGGACTTCTGCGTTACCAACAATAAATATGTGGCTGCTATATGTGCAGCTCCGTCCATTCTCGGACACAGAGGACTTCTCAGGGGACACAAGGCACTCTGCTATGCCGGTTTTGAAAAGCCAGCTAGAAGGTGCTGAAATCGCCTACGGAACAGTATGTCTTTCAGGCAGCTTCCTCACATCAAGAGGTCCGGGGAACAGCTGTCGACTTTTCAACTCAAGATCGTTGAGATCTTAAAGTCAAGGGAGATAAGTGAAGCACTGGCTTCATCACTTTCTTTACACAAGCCGATGATGACAGATAAACTGCTTTTCAGAAAAACAGGCGCTTAAAATGCGTTCCGAACTTTTTTCCTTCTGCAGAAAAAAAGAAAGAGGCAGATCTTAAGATCCTTGAAAAACCTCGTAAACGCAGATCTTATCAGGAAAGCAGAAATCGTCCCTTACCTATGTTTCATACAGAGATGAAGCAGATACTTTAAAACTTATAGAATATCTTTTGTCAGAAGGCATCAGTACTGCCCGTTCCCCGCTGCAGAAAGCAGGGAGAGATGGACTTTTTCATGATAAAAAAGTTTTGAGGATTTAAAACCTTCTTTCATGGGAATACCGGAGCCGGAATATGACGAGACCCGACTGGTTCGTAATTTTACCGGTGCTCTCTGTATCGTTCCGGGAACAAGCCTTTGATCTTAAGGGAAACCGGTACAGGTTACGGCGGAGGATATTACGACAGGTTTTTAAGCCGTGAAAAGGACGTAACACCGGCAGGAATCTGCTACAGCCCGCTTGTCTTTGATGAGGTACCTTCAGAACCTCACGATGTAAGCGTTGACTATATAATAACAGAGAAAGGAATAATAGATATCAATGGATAATCAGAAAGATGAAAACGGTCCAGGAAAGAAATAAAAGACCTGCTTCGTCCCGGAAACAAGCCAAAAGGCACGTTTTCAGGATTTATGAAGGCATTTCTTGCACCTGCACCGCCTCCGAAGAAGAAAAGACCTTCAAAGGTGATCCGATATATCAGACCTAAGAAAGGAAACCGTATAGCAATAAGCCTTGTGTTTATTTCGCTATACTCAGTGTATCAGTACTCTCATCTATAGGAATAATATTCTTAGCCAGAGAATTTCTCCGGTATAGACAAGAGTGGCGGCTACCTACATTGTAAAATATTCCGGAAAAACGCAACGACTGATGGACGTTATCAGAATAATGACTGTTGATCAGGAGAAGAACAGGAAGGAACCTATTATCAAGGTCGATAAAATGTTCAGGATCCTCGCTGACCTTTCAGGAGAGACGAAACGAAGAACCTATAGAGTATGTTTCCGGCAACCCACAATCTGCGTCCTAATATGGGGTTATCAGGATATTCTCGAGGAACTGCAGAGTACATATTATATCGAAAAAGGAAAACTGTAACAATAACCATCAGGGAAGGCATGCGCCTGAGAGCGGTTGCCAAGCTGCTCGAAGATGAAGGTGTCTGTGCTGCGGACAAGTTTATATACTACTTCAACGCAGGACTTGAAGACTACGAACTTTATAAATAATATTCCGCAGCCTACAGCCAACGATCTGCGTTTTGACCGGAATGGAAGGATATCTCTTCCCTGATACCTACGAATTCTACAAGGCCCCGGACGGCGATGTCAAGGTGCTTGAGGAACAGGATTATGAGATCATTCTCAGAACTATCTATGAGAACTTTGAAGCCAAGTATGATGACGAGATGAAGAAAAGAGCGGGCTGAAGTCGGTATGACAATGGACAAGGTCGTTACACTTGCATCAATCGTACAGCTTGAAGCTGCAAATACAGCTGACATGAAAAATGTTGCCTCAGTATTTATGAACCGTCTTAATGACTATGAACGGTTCCCGGCTCTTGAATCAAACCCTACAACCGAATACAGCATTTATCTCAAGAGTCTTGATGATTATTCCGTTACTTCAAAAATGCTGAAAGCATATGATACATACCAGACAAACGGACTCCCGCCGGGAACCGATATGCAGCCCTGGTCTTGATGCTATGAAGGC
Protein-coding sequences here:
- a CDS encoding 5-formyltetrahydrofolate cyclo-ligase; protein product: MILRETGTGYGGGYYDRFLSREKDVTPAGICYSPLVFDEVPSEPHDVSVDYIITEKGIIDING
- a CDS encoding DJ-1/PfpI family protein; this encodes MDFCVTNNKYVAAICAAPSILGHRGLLRGHKALCYAGFEKPARRC
- a CDS encoding FAD-dependent thymidylate synthase, whose translation is MLIRHRDTRAFLEHVSFTFGIEGISRACSHQACKTQNSVIFTEKPAPM
- a CDS encoding SufD family Fe-S cluster assembly protein is translated as MTEGDEKAKSDFKVDMNGRRPQVLTSFQDLLHAAVHIRNLFRRSTVTVSGTGHSECDAILSENGRVNAVPGLFAGNIDASLIHEAAIGKIAGEQITKLCTLGLTEEEAERKIIDGFLK
- a CDS encoding endolytic transglycosylase MltG, whose translation is MTMDKVVTLASIVQLEAANTADMKNVASVFMNRLNDYERFPALESNPTTEYSIYLKSLDDYSVTSKMLKAYDTYQTNGLPPGTDMQPWS